One window of the Lytechinus pictus isolate F3 Inbred chromosome 5, Lp3.0, whole genome shotgun sequence genome contains the following:
- the LOC129262195 gene encoding tetraspanin-36-like — protein sequence MKKYFKCCSMAISAKFIMCCLSILFWCGSAGLMYLGIEMFTYAGNIHHLASNYFLTIPASVCIGLSLLFLTVGITGLVALTRDDAQCLRRMFVALLMVIVILEITGAVLAIVFKEEISMGVERGVNNTMTHYNEKENYQRSMDYVQGHLDCCGSHHAEDWTTTPWGKAHPDMVPLSCCKDNATANCTGSLVNEPFNINHDGCQEKLYEDIRAYLVYIIIIAVFLFLLQSMALCCTCYLVCKRPDKHYQQIQSPKHEKSYGYKA from the exons atgaagaaatattttAAATGCTGCTCAATGGCCATTTCGGCAAAATTCATCATGTGCTGTCTCTCAATTCTCTTTTGG TGTGGTTCTGCTGGACTCATGTACCTCGGTATTGAGATGTTTACCTACGCTGGAAACATCCACCACCTTGCCAGCAACTATTTCTTGACCATTCCTGCCAGCGTATGCATTGGTCTCAGTCTTCTCTTCCTTACTGTTGGTATTACTGGCCTTGTTGCTCTCACCAGGGATGATGCTCAGTGTTTGAGGAGGATG tttgTTGCCTTACTTATGGTTATTGTCATTCTGGAGATCACAGGAGCCGTCCTTGCTATTGTCTTCAAGGAGGAG ATCAGCATGGGTGTTGAGAGGGGTGTTAATAATACCATGACACATTACAATGAGAAAGAAAACTACCAGAGGTCAATGGACTATGTGCAGGGACAT CTCGATTGCTGTGGTTCCCACCATGCTGAGGATTGGACTACCACACCATGGGGTAAAGCCCACCCTGACATGGTTCCATTGAGCTGCTGTAAGGACAATGCTACGGCCAACTGCACAGGATCACTCGTCAACGAGCCATTCAACATCAACCATGAT GGTTGTCAAGAAAAGCTTTATGAAGACATCCGGGCATACCTTgtctacatcatcatcattgcagtttttctcttccttttacAG TCTATGGCACTCTGCTGTACTTGTTACTTGGTATGCAAGAGACCAGACAAACACTACCAACAGATCCAGTCACCCAAGCACGAGAAAAGCTATGGATACAAGGCTTAA
- the LOC129262194 gene encoding NAD-dependent protein deacylase sirtuin-6-like isoform X2: MSVNYAEGLSPYDHKGKCGLPEKFDKPEVVSEKVKKLADFVKRSHHIVVHSGAGISTAAGIPDFRGPKGVWTLEKEGKKPEVNVTFDTAKPTLTHMALVELERRGKLQYLISQNIDGLHLRSGFPKDRLSELHGNMFVEQCHRCQRQSIRAMPVPTMGLKPTGNPCSDRPGRGTCRGKLHDTILDWEDALPETDLIQAEEHLRKSDLSLCLGTSLQIIPSGTLPKLTKKNGGLLVIVNLQPTKLDKQADLKINYYVDDVMTQLMEHLGYQIPEYTGPSLVLTSQQGLSVDSIKESIHEGDSKEDCKIDSEDRQKVEVKDEVAEGLNDGPSNLIKDELKEDVTDKVSEDFEVPCRVKLEARSNETPHEKTEQNHEILQKSAAEVIQDAAPDSKSKDIPRGSIIGTCEHDDEYGMKNNKETTCEVDIKRTPMDDKSEGMEQEVEDNQIKCTGLTNTGQVEPYDGSLGVGKTEVDENVDNVSTGALKRDVEGNIKVS; encoded by the exons aaatTCGATAAGCCAGAGGTAGTTTCAGAGAAAGTAAAGAAACTTGCAGATTTTGTGAAGAGGAGTCATCACATTGTAGTACACAGTGGGGCGGGCATCAGTACTGCAGCCGGCATTCCAGATTTTAG GGGACCCAAAGGGGTATGGACATTGGAGAAGGAGGGAAAGAAGCCAGAGGTGAATGTGACCTTTGACACGGCCAAGCCTACACTTACCCATATGGCATTAGTTGAATTGGAGAGGAGAGGAAAACTGCAGTATCTGATCAGCCAGAACATTGATGGACTTCACTTAAGATCTGGCTTTCCAAA AGATCGGTTGTCTGAACTGCATGGAAACATGTTTGTAGAGCAATGTCACAGGTGTCAGAG ACAAAGCATAAGAGCCATGCCAGTTCCTACAATGGGATTGAAACCAACAGGGAATCCATGCAGTGATAGACCAGGAAGAGGAACGTGCAG AGGAAAGCTACATGACACTATCCTAGACTGGGAGGATGCTTTGCCTGAAACAGACCTTATACAAGCTGAAGAACATTTAAG GAAGAGTGATTTGTCGCTATGTCTCGGGACTTCATTGCAGATCATACCCAGTGGGACATTACCAAAACTGACCAAGAAGAATGGAGGGTTACTGGTCATTGTCAATTTACAGCCAACCAAACTG GATAAGCAAGCTGATCTGAAGATCAATTACTatgttgatgatgtcatgacACAGTTAATGGAGCATCTTGGTTACCAGATTCCGGAATACACCGGACCAAGTTTGGTCCTCACATCCCAGCAAGGACTATCTGTCGATAGCATCAAAGAAAGCATACATGAAGGAGACTCGAAGGAAGACTGCAAGATTGATAGCGAAGATAGACAGAAGGTAGAAGTGAAAGATGAAGTAGCAGAAGGACTGAATGATGGACCAAGCAACCTGATAAAAGATGAATTAAAGGAGGATGTGACAGATAAAGTTTCAGAGGACTTTGAAGTTCCTTGTAGGGTCAAACTTGAAGCAAGGTCCAATGAAACTCCGCATGAAAAGACAGAACAAAATCATGAGATTCTTCAAAAGAGTGCCGCTGAAGTGATTCAAGATGCAGCTCCAGATTCAAAATCAAAGGACATCCCAAGGGGAAGTATTATCGGAACATGTGaacatgatgatgaatatggcATGAAGAATAATAAAGAGACGACATGTGAAGTAGATATCAAAAGGACACCAATGGATGATAAAAGTGAAGGCATGGAGCAAGAGGTAGAAGACAACCAAATTAAATGTACTGGTCTGACTAATACTGGACAAGTTGAGCCTTATGACGGCTCTTTAGGTGTAGGAAAGACTGAGGTTGATGAGAATGTTGATAATGTAAGTACTGGAGCATTGAAGAGGGACGTAGAAGGTAACATCAAAGTTTCATGA
- the LOC129262194 gene encoding NAD-dependent protein deacylase sirtuin-6-like isoform X1 — protein MLKVFRHMTTKGNVVFLRGPKGVWTLEKEGKKPEVNVTFDTAKPTLTHMALVELERRGKLQYLISQNIDGLHLRSGFPKDRLSELHGNMFVEQCHRCQRQSIRAMPVPTMGLKPTGNPCSDRPGRGTCRGKLHDTILDWEDALPETDLIQAEEHLRKSDLSLCLGTSLQIIPSGTLPKLTKKNGGLLVIVNLQPTKLDKQADLKINYYVDDVMTQLMEHLGYQIPEYTGPSLVLTSQQGLSVDSIKESIHEGDSKEDCKIDSEDRQKVEVKDEVAEGLNDGPSNLIKDELKEDVTDKVSEDFEVPCRVKLEARSNETPHEKTEQNHEILQKSAAEVIQDAAPDSKSKDIPRGSIIGTCEHDDEYGMKNNKETTCEVDIKRTPMDDKSEGMEQEVEDNQIKCTGLTNTGQVEPYDGSLGVGKTEVDENVDNVSTGALKRDVEGNIKVS, from the exons GGGACCCAAAGGGGTATGGACATTGGAGAAGGAGGGAAAGAAGCCAGAGGTGAATGTGACCTTTGACACGGCCAAGCCTACACTTACCCATATGGCATTAGTTGAATTGGAGAGGAGAGGAAAACTGCAGTATCTGATCAGCCAGAACATTGATGGACTTCACTTAAGATCTGGCTTTCCAAA AGATCGGTTGTCTGAACTGCATGGAAACATGTTTGTAGAGCAATGTCACAGGTGTCAGAG ACAAAGCATAAGAGCCATGCCAGTTCCTACAATGGGATTGAAACCAACAGGGAATCCATGCAGTGATAGACCAGGAAGAGGAACGTGCAG AGGAAAGCTACATGACACTATCCTAGACTGGGAGGATGCTTTGCCTGAAACAGACCTTATACAAGCTGAAGAACATTTAAG GAAGAGTGATTTGTCGCTATGTCTCGGGACTTCATTGCAGATCATACCCAGTGGGACATTACCAAAACTGACCAAGAAGAATGGAGGGTTACTGGTCATTGTCAATTTACAGCCAACCAAACTG GATAAGCAAGCTGATCTGAAGATCAATTACTatgttgatgatgtcatgacACAGTTAATGGAGCATCTTGGTTACCAGATTCCGGAATACACCGGACCAAGTTTGGTCCTCACATCCCAGCAAGGACTATCTGTCGATAGCATCAAAGAAAGCATACATGAAGGAGACTCGAAGGAAGACTGCAAGATTGATAGCGAAGATAGACAGAAGGTAGAAGTGAAAGATGAAGTAGCAGAAGGACTGAATGATGGACCAAGCAACCTGATAAAAGATGAATTAAAGGAGGATGTGACAGATAAAGTTTCAGAGGACTTTGAAGTTCCTTGTAGGGTCAAACTTGAAGCAAGGTCCAATGAAACTCCGCATGAAAAGACAGAACAAAATCATGAGATTCTTCAAAAGAGTGCCGCTGAAGTGATTCAAGATGCAGCTCCAGATTCAAAATCAAAGGACATCCCAAGGGGAAGTATTATCGGAACATGTGaacatgatgatgaatatggcATGAAGAATAATAAAGAGACGACATGTGAAGTAGATATCAAAAGGACACCAATGGATGATAAAAGTGAAGGCATGGAGCAAGAGGTAGAAGACAACCAAATTAAATGTACTGGTCTGACTAATACTGGACAAGTTGAGCCTTATGACGGCTCTTTAGGTGTAGGAAAGACTGAGGTTGATGAGAATGTTGATAATGTAAGTACTGGAGCATTGAAGAGGGACGTAGAAGGTAACATCAAAGTTTCATGA